The following coding sequences lie in one Porphyromonas asaccharolytica DSM 20707 genomic window:
- the murB gene encoding UDP-N-acetylmuramate dehydrogenase codes for MEIIQHHPLREYHTFAIDATADWWINYSSAEDLQTLARDEYFVSQPYLPIGAGSNLLFTQTQYRGVILYSQIDDLHYYDETESALTHPGQQHVRAGSGIVWDHFVELMLSRGLYGVENLSLIPGTVGAAAIQNIGAYGSEVSQYIVAVDVVDLATGMKLRIPSALCDYKYRYSIFKDPQYHSYIVTHVHFILSTEPTCNLSYASLAKAFEGRDTLPTPEEIRQEVIRIRRAKLPDPEEIPNGGSFFMNPIVPLAQYEELAKLYDTPVPHYPTHNEGDVKLSAAWLIDQAGLKGYRSGAVGVYEKQPLVLVNYGGATGQEVVALAEHVQQEVCRKFGISLRPEVRYID; via the coding sequence ATGGAGATCATACAGCACCACCCGCTTCGGGAGTACCATACCTTCGCCATCGATGCCACCGCCGACTGGTGGATCAACTATAGCAGTGCTGAGGATCTTCAGACTCTGGCACGTGACGAGTACTTTGTTTCGCAGCCCTATCTACCGATAGGTGCGGGGAGCAACCTACTCTTTACGCAGACGCAGTACCGTGGCGTCATCCTCTACTCGCAGATCGATGACCTCCACTACTACGATGAGACCGAGAGTGCACTGACCCACCCAGGGCAGCAGCATGTGCGGGCTGGTAGTGGCATCGTGTGGGATCACTTTGTGGAGCTGATGCTCAGCCGTGGGCTCTATGGCGTGGAGAACTTATCGCTTATTCCTGGCACCGTAGGCGCTGCTGCCATACAGAATATCGGAGCCTACGGGAGCGAGGTCTCTCAGTACATCGTGGCGGTCGATGTGGTCGACTTAGCGACAGGGATGAAGCTCCGCATACCGAGCGCCCTGTGTGACTATAAATATAGGTACAGCATCTTCAAAGACCCGCAGTACCACTCCTACATTGTCACACACGTACACTTCATACTAAGCACCGAGCCAACCTGCAATCTGAGCTACGCCTCCTTAGCAAAAGCTTTCGAGGGTCGCGACACGCTACCTACTCCCGAGGAGATTCGCCAAGAAGTGATACGCATTCGCCGTGCTAAGCTACCAGACCCTGAGGAGATACCAAATGGCGGGAGCTTCTTCATGAATCCGATTGTGCCTCTAGCACAGTACGAGGAGCTGGCGAAGCTATACGACACGCCCGTGCCTCACTACCCTACGCACAACGAAGGGGATGTCAAACTCTCAGCAGCGTGGCTCATAGACCAGGCGGGGCTCAAAGGTTACCGCTCAGGGGCCGTGGGAGTCTACGAGAAGCAACCGCTCGTCCTAGTCAACTACGGCGGAGCGACAGGCCAAGAGGTGGTCGCACTGGCAGAGCATGTGCAGCAGGAGGTGTGTCGTAAGTTCGGCATCTCACTACGTCCCGAGGTGCGCTATATAGACTGA
- a CDS encoding SPOR domain-containing protein — translation MKKALIILSSALLLLSVGACAPKQSAYRQVYEKAKQREVATNQQTPAQTPPASVVVSREPAADIQLRRERLEAVKGEDANMLKTYNVVVGSFQNHTNAYSLKERLQAQGYTPVLGQNEAGMLRVIITSFDNRSDAERSREEVKGRFAPDFQDAWILEKIR, via the coding sequence ATGAAAAAGGCATTAATCATCCTATCCTCCGCACTACTACTCCTATCAGTGGGTGCTTGTGCCCCCAAGCAGAGTGCTTATCGTCAGGTGTACGAAAAGGCTAAGCAGCGTGAAGTCGCTACTAATCAACAAACTCCTGCACAGACCCCTCCCGCTAGCGTCGTCGTCTCTCGTGAGCCAGCCGCTGACATCCAGCTGCGTCGTGAGCGTCTAGAGGCCGTCAAGGGTGAGGACGCAAACATGCTCAAGACCTATAACGTGGTCGTCGGCTCTTTCCAAAACCACACCAACGCTTACTCCCTCAAGGAGCGTCTACAAGCTCAGGGCTATACACCTGTACTGGGACAAAATGAGGCTGGCATGCTTCGTGTCATTATCACCAGCTTTGACAACCGCAGCGATGCTGAGAGATCTCGCGAAGAGGTCAAGGGTCGCTTTGCTCCTGATTTCCAGGATGCTTGGATTCTAGAGAAGATCCGCTAA
- the ruvA gene encoding Holliday junction branch migration protein RuvA, whose amino-acid sequence MIAYLRGTIDTLTPTNAYVDCSGVGYDVNISLSTYDTLHGLERDAPVRLWITEVMRQGEVCDLYGFYTREEQALFTKLITVSGVGPATARVILSSLAPLELAEVIESGDDKRLKMVKGIGLKTAQRIIVDLKGKLPETLTDRDDVTAGIGSRAAREVAEEAISALKMLGFAEVNVRKVVKQIMSVKPDTPVEQVIKQALAKL is encoded by the coding sequence ATGATTGCATACTTACGTGGCACGATAGATACGCTCACACCGACCAACGCCTATGTGGACTGTAGTGGGGTGGGCTACGATGTCAATATATCCCTCTCTACTTATGACACGCTGCATGGACTGGAGCGTGATGCTCCTGTGCGACTCTGGATCACGGAGGTGATGCGTCAAGGCGAGGTGTGTGATCTGTACGGCTTCTACACGAGGGAGGAGCAGGCACTCTTTACAAAGCTGATCACCGTCTCCGGTGTGGGCCCCGCTACGGCTCGTGTGATCCTCTCTAGTCTGGCCCCGCTAGAACTGGCGGAGGTGATCGAGAGTGGCGATGATAAGCGGCTTAAGATGGTCAAGGGCATCGGACTCAAGACGGCGCAGCGCATCATTGTAGATCTCAAGGGCAAGCTCCCTGAGACACTGACAGATCGTGACGATGTGACGGCCGGTATCGGTTCGCGGGCAGCTCGTGAGGTGGCTGAGGAGGCGATCTCAGCACTCAAGATGCTGGGCTTTGCGGAGGTCAATGTGCGCAAGGTGGTGAAGCAGATTATGTCTGTCAAGCCCGACACGCCTGTAGAGCAGGTGATCAAGCAGGCGCTGGCGAAGCTCTGA
- the sprA gene encoding cell surface protein SprA: MPPLSVSATEHPAQPDSLRYPVQPTAPESYEWLEQESAVDLRTPSVVTHEFVYNPATGLYLLVTKVGGKQVGTPIPYTLEQYVAYVERNGVQSYFLERAAQDEKEQEGKGFNPFDFGFELGPAEKIFGPGGVRVRTQGSAEVSMGVKSNATDNPSIPIRSRRHTFFDFDQKIQANVQASVGTKLNFNLNYNTQATFDFDSKKLKLAYEGEEDDIIKVLEAGNVSLQSKNSLIQGGASLFGIHSKLQFGKLDVDFVVSQQEAETKRVSTDRGAQTTPFEFSANQYDENRHFYLGHYFRDHYDKAMSTLPFISSGVKINRIEVWVTNKRGNFDEARNIVAFTDMGEAERVTARGVTTNGSTQGLPANQANSLYNWLLGQPALRQVDQVSQLLEGQLRGGVDYAKIESARRLNANEYRINDQLGTLSLQVRLQPDEVVGVAFEYTYQGKVYQVGEFSSDRSDRTADNLFVKLLKGASMTPTAPYWRFMMRNVYSLGSSVYNLKAEHFKLDVFYRNDSTGTAVPYINEGKVAGQLLTRVLGMDRLDARNEPHPDGVFDFVPGFTVDAERGLVIFTSTEPFGSYLVEQIGDPAIAERYVYREIYDTTMVAAQQVAERDKFILRGEYQAANSGQISLGAMNVTPGSVRVTAGGATLVENVDYTVNYAMGTVTILNEAILNSGTRVDVSLENRGFLNLQRKTVLGLDLNYHFTPDLTLGGTFMYLSEMPLTAKPVMGRESMQNSLWGLNLSWRTESQWLTRILDYIPLLDLTKPSEVALNMEFAHLIPGHYEGRYTKGHSYIDDFETSQSSIDLLNPYAWMLSSTPWHDPADGAADLFPEARMVNDLRYGNRRALLNWFYIDPMLNRAGSSLTPSYLRNNPDMLSNHYSREVRMAELFPYRDENFAQQSYLQTLCLAYYPNERGPYNLNSDQIGSDGKLMNPTENWGGMMRKIDQSDFEAANIEYIEFWMMDPFIYPETAPTSGKLFFNLGEVSEEVLKDEKKFFENGMPLNDDPSATIETVWGRVPIRQTAGYSFDNAAGARSKQDVGFNGLSSEQEKAFPAYADYLSAIRGKVSGEVLEQWQGDPMSPLNDPAGDSFRHYRDERYDQLQASILERYKYYNGVEGNSAEATNETGSYSVASRVVPDVEDINQDNTLNEQERYFEYELALSPAEMQVGRNYIVDERSVNVKLANGKQETVKWYQFKIPVREPTRRVGGIADLKSIRFMRLYLTQWDKPVVLRFGTFKMVRGEWRQYDRPLHAPSVTPISNGTMEVNTVNIEENGDRKPINYILPPGVSRSVSPSQAQAIRQNEQALSLRIKRLAPGDARAVYKNTGLDLRRYKRIELFVHAEELPEEGTPTGNGEMTAFLRLGSDYTNNYYEYSVPLELTPFGTYSDNAKDREMVWPRDNKVDFRFDLLTGLKMRRNAAQANGETDLYTPYSVPDAERPRNTITVMGNPSLSNVKTIMIGVRNSAGQIKSAEIWVNELRLSEYQEQGGWATNADLQVQLSDLGSFNARGSYRTAGFGALDQSLAQRQLEDTGFLNLSTQVELGKFFPEKAKVRIPLYYSYQDEVIRPQYNPLDQDLLLTEALDNAANESVRDSIKTMALTRTQAHALSLSNVGVNIQSKTPMPYDPANFTLGYSMSWDEKNSPEIVYDRNRTWQATVQYQYTPVVAPWKPFAKLKQGKGSSEAIRTVSSTLRGYQINYLPSRLAFNSSILRNYSEHQVRNLMPGGGAMADWSLPATFVQNFVWQRAANIVWNPTTNLKLSFNSGTNARIVEPHVQVNRELAPDDYTLWRDSVWQSIRSWGLPMQYNQTANATYTLPLALIPFMDFVSATATYMASYNWDRGALTQQGASMGNVVRNQMKLDGRVNILFQTLYRKFDWYKDYEKRQNKSNNRDNRSASRRDARVSRPDQEPADKAPAAAQRKKPAPLRFTKEVVLRPDTTITINHQLGSAKPEVTAKDSLGHNYPVKYAVVNPNSITVTGTDSVTIRVNVYAADKAREMRMERIYPYIDAGISLLTFLRDISLTYTRTSSLHLPGFLPDIKAAGGQGYPMQGVMAPGLAFAFGFTDNDFVREAAQRGWLLKQAENINPAMYSLAEDATARLNLEPLKELKVTLTWDYHTNRAVQTQYMFEGAPETYSGTFTAGTIGLKGFFASANASNGYKTSTFDNLLSYQQEMVQRLTNQYNAIAGSDAPEVRPNSPDVLIPAFIAAYTARGLDGATPFHSIWRTLPNWSITYTGLTKIPVLADLFRNFSLSHTYRNSYSVANYNSFISWQPIAQEQRMGYIEMPADDATAGANGMRRVASSPYDITQVSIRESFAPLIGVEMTLQSGLGFNARWNKSRDLMLNLTSFQVIENSRNEISVGINYKIDDFSKLIGIKRRAPQRTGAQAQEGKKENPLFASGGAMTLRCEYSYNHSSMLIRKIQEAFTQATNGNVAHVIKLSADYALSRMLTIRGYFDWNMNHPLVSTASFPVNNTSFGVALRISLTQQ; this comes from the coding sequence ATGCCTCCTCTCTCTGTATCTGCTACGGAGCATCCTGCGCAGCCGGATAGTCTGCGCTATCCAGTGCAGCCGACAGCGCCTGAGTCGTATGAGTGGCTCGAGCAGGAGTCGGCGGTCGATCTCCGTACGCCGAGCGTGGTGACGCACGAATTCGTCTACAATCCCGCCACGGGGCTTTATCTGCTGGTCACTAAGGTGGGTGGCAAGCAGGTAGGCACGCCGATCCCCTACACACTGGAGCAGTACGTCGCTTATGTGGAGCGTAATGGCGTGCAGAGCTACTTCCTAGAGCGTGCTGCGCAAGATGAGAAGGAGCAGGAGGGGAAGGGGTTCAACCCGTTTGACTTTGGCTTCGAACTGGGACCTGCAGAGAAGATCTTTGGCCCTGGTGGCGTGCGGGTGCGGACGCAAGGCTCTGCGGAGGTATCGATGGGTGTCAAGAGCAATGCCACGGACAATCCCTCCATACCGATTCGCTCACGGAGACATACTTTCTTTGACTTTGACCAGAAGATCCAGGCCAATGTGCAGGCGTCAGTGGGTACGAAGCTTAACTTCAATCTGAATTACAATACGCAGGCTACCTTTGACTTCGACAGTAAGAAACTCAAGCTGGCCTATGAGGGCGAGGAAGATGACATCATCAAAGTGCTAGAGGCGGGCAATGTGTCGCTACAGTCTAAGAACTCGCTGATACAGGGTGGTGCATCGCTTTTCGGTATCCATAGCAAATTGCAGTTTGGCAAGCTTGATGTGGATTTCGTGGTGAGCCAGCAAGAGGCGGAGACGAAGCGTGTCTCGACAGATCGTGGGGCGCAGACGACACCTTTTGAGTTTTCGGCCAATCAGTATGACGAGAATAGGCACTTTTACCTAGGACACTACTTCCGAGACCACTACGACAAGGCAATGTCTACGCTGCCCTTTATCTCGTCGGGCGTTAAGATCAATCGTATCGAGGTGTGGGTGACCAATAAGCGAGGCAACTTTGACGAGGCGCGCAACATTGTCGCCTTTACCGATATGGGTGAGGCGGAGCGTGTGACGGCTCGTGGCGTTACGACGAATGGTTCGACGCAAGGATTGCCCGCCAATCAGGCGAACTCGCTCTACAACTGGCTACTCGGACAGCCTGCCCTACGCCAAGTGGATCAGGTGAGCCAGCTACTGGAGGGGCAGCTGCGTGGTGGTGTAGACTATGCGAAGATAGAGAGTGCACGCCGTCTGAATGCTAATGAGTACCGCATCAACGACCAGCTCGGTACGCTCTCGCTGCAGGTGCGTCTCCAGCCAGATGAGGTGGTGGGCGTCGCCTTTGAGTACACTTATCAGGGCAAGGTCTATCAGGTGGGGGAGTTTAGCTCGGACCGCTCGGATCGTACGGCTGACAACCTTTTTGTCAAGCTGCTCAAGGGCGCATCGATGACCCCGACGGCTCCTTACTGGCGGTTTATGATGCGCAACGTCTACAGCCTCGGGAGCAGCGTCTACAATCTCAAGGCGGAGCACTTCAAGCTCGATGTCTTCTACCGCAATGATAGCACGGGCACCGCTGTACCTTATATTAATGAGGGCAAGGTAGCGGGGCAGCTCCTCACACGGGTTCTAGGTATGGACCGTCTGGATGCACGCAATGAACCACACCCGGATGGTGTCTTTGACTTTGTTCCAGGCTTTACGGTCGATGCGGAGCGTGGGCTCGTCATCTTTACCTCTACGGAACCTTTTGGTAGCTACTTGGTTGAGCAGATAGGTGACCCCGCCATTGCCGAGCGCTACGTCTATCGAGAGATCTACGACACGACGATGGTCGCAGCGCAGCAGGTCGCTGAGCGCGATAAGTTTATCTTGCGAGGTGAGTACCAAGCGGCAAATAGCGGGCAGATCTCGCTCGGAGCGATGAATGTGACCCCAGGGTCGGTGCGTGTGACGGCTGGCGGAGCGACGCTCGTGGAGAATGTGGACTACACGGTCAACTATGCCATGGGAACCGTCACGATCCTCAACGAGGCAATCCTCAACAGTGGCACGCGTGTCGATGTATCTCTGGAGAATAGGGGCTTCCTCAACTTGCAGCGCAAGACGGTGCTGGGCTTGGACCTCAACTACCACTTTACGCCAGACCTAACGCTGGGCGGTACCTTTATGTACCTTAGCGAGATGCCACTGACTGCCAAACCGGTCATGGGGCGTGAGTCGATGCAAAACAGCCTTTGGGGACTCAATCTCTCGTGGCGCACCGAGTCTCAGTGGCTGACGCGTATCCTCGACTACATTCCGCTCCTAGACTTGACCAAGCCGTCGGAGGTCGCGCTCAATATGGAGTTTGCTCACCTGATCCCAGGGCACTACGAGGGGCGCTACACCAAGGGGCATAGCTATATCGACGACTTTGAGACGTCGCAGAGTAGCATTGATCTGCTCAATCCCTACGCCTGGATGCTGAGCTCTACGCCGTGGCACGACCCGGCAGATGGAGCGGCGGATCTCTTCCCCGAGGCTCGAATGGTCAATGATCTGCGCTACGGCAATCGGCGAGCCTTGCTCAACTGGTTTTATATAGACCCGATGCTGAACCGTGCTGGCTCTTCGCTGACGCCTTCTTACCTGCGCAATAATCCCGATATGCTCTCCAACCATTACTCGCGAGAGGTGCGTATGGCGGAGCTATTCCCCTATAGAGATGAGAACTTTGCCCAGCAGTCCTACCTCCAGACGCTCTGCCTCGCTTACTATCCCAATGAGCGTGGTCCGTACAACCTCAATAGCGATCAGATCGGCAGCGATGGTAAGCTGATGAACCCAACTGAGAACTGGGGCGGTATGATGCGCAAGATAGACCAGAGCGACTTTGAGGCGGCCAATATCGAGTATATCGAGTTCTGGATGATGGACCCTTTTATCTATCCCGAGACGGCACCAACGAGTGGCAAGCTCTTCTTCAACCTGGGCGAGGTATCGGAGGAGGTGCTGAAGGATGAGAAGAAGTTTTTTGAGAACGGTATGCCGCTCAACGATGATCCCTCGGCAACTATCGAGACAGTCTGGGGGCGCGTGCCTATTCGTCAGACGGCGGGCTACTCCTTTGACAATGCCGCTGGGGCTCGTAGCAAGCAAGATGTGGGATTCAATGGACTAAGCTCTGAGCAGGAGAAGGCTTTCCCCGCTTATGCTGACTACCTCTCCGCGATCCGTGGCAAGGTGTCGGGCGAGGTGCTCGAGCAGTGGCAGGGCGATCCTATGAGTCCGCTGAACGATCCAGCGGGTGATAGCTTCCGCCACTATCGTGACGAGCGGTATGACCAGCTTCAGGCTTCTATCCTCGAGCGCTACAAGTATTACAACGGAGTCGAGGGCAATAGTGCTGAGGCGACCAATGAGACTGGCTCTTACAGCGTGGCGAGCCGTGTTGTGCCTGATGTGGAGGACATCAACCAGGACAACACGCTCAACGAGCAGGAGCGTTACTTCGAGTACGAGCTAGCTCTCTCGCCTGCCGAGATGCAGGTGGGGCGCAACTACATCGTTGATGAGCGTTCGGTCAATGTGAAGCTGGCCAACGGCAAGCAAGAGACGGTCAAGTGGTATCAGTTCAAGATCCCCGTACGAGAGCCGACCCGCAGGGTAGGGGGCATAGCCGACCTCAAGAGTATCCGCTTTATGCGCCTCTACTTGACGCAGTGGGACAAGCCTGTCGTGCTGCGCTTCGGTACCTTCAAGATGGTGCGTGGCGAGTGGCGACAGTATGACCGCCCGCTACACGCTCCCTCCGTAACGCCTATATCTAATGGTACGATGGAGGTCAATACGGTCAATATCGAGGAAAATGGTGACCGCAAGCCGATCAACTACATCCTCCCGCCGGGCGTCTCTCGTAGCGTCAGCCCTAGTCAGGCGCAAGCCATTCGTCAGAACGAGCAGGCACTCAGCCTACGCATCAAGCGACTAGCTCCAGGCGATGCACGAGCTGTCTACAAGAATACGGGGCTAGACCTACGTCGCTACAAGCGCATCGAGCTGTTTGTCCATGCCGAGGAGCTTCCCGAGGAGGGGACACCCACGGGCAATGGCGAGATGACCGCCTTCCTCCGCTTAGGCTCTGACTACACGAACAACTACTACGAGTACAGCGTCCCTCTAGAGCTGACCCCCTTCGGCACTTACAGTGACAATGCTAAGGATAGAGAGATGGTGTGGCCACGGGATAACAAGGTGGACTTCCGCTTTGACCTTCTCACGGGACTCAAGATGCGACGCAACGCTGCGCAGGCTAATGGCGAGACCGACCTCTACACGCCTTACTCGGTGCCCGATGCTGAGCGTCCACGCAACACGATCACCGTGATGGGTAATCCCTCGCTGAGCAATGTAAAGACCATCATGATCGGTGTGCGAAACAGTGCTGGGCAGATCAAGAGTGCCGAGATTTGGGTCAATGAGCTACGCCTGAGCGAGTACCAAGAGCAGGGCGGCTGGGCGACCAATGCCGATCTGCAGGTACAGCTGAGTGACTTAGGCTCGTTTAACGCTCGAGGCTCTTACCGTACCGCAGGCTTTGGCGCACTCGATCAGTCACTCGCGCAGAGACAGCTAGAGGATACAGGCTTCCTCAACCTCTCGACGCAGGTGGAGCTCGGTAAGTTTTTCCCCGAGAAAGCGAAGGTGCGCATACCGCTCTACTACAGCTACCAAGACGAAGTGATCCGTCCGCAGTACAACCCGCTAGACCAAGACCTGCTCCTCACGGAGGCGCTCGACAATGCCGCCAACGAGTCGGTACGCGACTCCATCAAGACGATGGCGCTGACACGGACACAGGCTCATGCGCTGTCGCTCTCCAACGTGGGGGTCAACATACAGAGCAAGACCCCGATGCCGTACGACCCAGCCAACTTCACGCTTGGCTACTCGATGTCTTGGGACGAGAAGAACAGCCCCGAGATTGTCTACGACCGCAATCGTACGTGGCAAGCTACGGTGCAGTATCAGTATACGCCCGTGGTGGCTCCGTGGAAGCCTTTTGCCAAGCTAAAACAAGGCAAAGGCTCCTCCGAGGCGATCCGCACGGTCTCCTCGACGCTGAGAGGTTACCAGATCAACTACCTCCCCTCACGACTTGCTTTCAACAGCTCCATACTGCGCAACTACAGCGAGCATCAGGTGCGCAACCTCATGCCTGGTGGCGGTGCTATGGCTGACTGGTCACTACCTGCTACCTTCGTGCAGAACTTCGTCTGGCAGCGTGCCGCAAACATTGTCTGGAACCCCACGACCAATCTCAAGCTCTCCTTTAACTCTGGCACCAACGCCCGCATCGTAGAGCCACACGTACAGGTCAATCGTGAGCTAGCTCCCGACGACTACACGCTATGGCGCGACTCCGTCTGGCAGAGTATACGTAGCTGGGGACTCCCGATGCAGTACAACCAGACTGCCAATGCGACCTACACGCTCCCGCTTGCCCTCATACCCTTTATGGACTTCGTCTCAGCCACCGCCACCTATATGGCTTCGTACAATTGGGACCGCGGAGCCTTGACACAGCAGGGTGCCTCCATGGGCAATGTGGTACGCAATCAGATGAAGCTCGATGGACGGGTCAACATCCTCTTCCAGACTCTCTACCGTAAGTTCGACTGGTACAAAGATTACGAGAAGCGACAGAACAAGAGCAACAATCGTGACAACCGCTCCGCCTCTCGCCGAGATGCTCGTGTCAGTCGTCCAGATCAGGAGCCTGCGGACAAAGCTCCCGCAGCAGCACAGCGCAAGAAGCCTGCGCCACTGCGCTTTACTAAGGAGGTGGTCCTACGCCCTGACACGACGATTACCATCAACCACCAGCTCGGTAGTGCTAAGCCCGAGGTGACCGCCAAGGATTCGCTCGGACACAACTACCCCGTCAAGTATGCCGTGGTCAATCCCAACAGCATCACCGTCACAGGCACTGACTCCGTCACGATACGGGTCAACGTCTATGCTGCCGACAAAGCTCGTGAGATGCGTATGGAGCGCATCTATCCCTACATTGATGCGGGTATCTCCTTGCTCACCTTCCTGCGTGACATCTCGCTCACTTACACCCGCACTTCGTCGCTGCACTTGCCTGGCTTCCTCCCCGACATCAAGGCTGCGGGCGGGCAGGGTTACCCGATGCAGGGCGTGATGGCTCCTGGCCTTGCCTTTGCTTTTGGCTTTACAGACAATGACTTCGTTCGTGAGGCAGCACAGCGTGGTTGGCTCCTCAAGCAGGCGGAAAACATCAACCCCGCTATGTACTCCCTCGCGGAAGATGCCACGGCACGTCTCAACCTCGAGCCACTTAAAGAGCTCAAAGTAACGCTCACCTGGGACTACCATACCAATAGGGCGGTGCAGACACAGTATATGTTTGAGGGTGCTCCCGAGACTTACAGCGGTACCTTTACCGCCGGAACCATCGGTCTCAAGGGCTTCTTCGCTAGTGCTAATGCCAGCAATGGCTACAAGACCAGTACCTTTGACAACCTCCTCAGTTACCAGCAGGAGATGGTGCAGCGACTGACCAACCAGTACAACGCTATCGCTGGATCTGATGCGCCCGAGGTGCGGCCCAACAGTCCCGACGTGTTGATTCCTGCTTTCATTGCAGCTTATACGGCTCGTGGTCTAGACGGGGCGACGCCTTTCCACTCGATCTGGCGCACCCTCCCCAACTGGAGCATCACCTACACGGGGCTAACTAAGATCCCCGTCTTGGCAGACCTCTTCCGCAACTTCTCCCTCTCCCACACCTATCGCAATAGTTATAGTGTGGCAAACTACAACTCCTTCATCTCGTGGCAACCGATCGCACAGGAGCAACGCATGGGCTACATAGAGATGCCCGCCGACGATGCTACTGCTGGAGCAAATGGGATGCGTCGTGTCGCTTCATCGCCCTACGACATCACGCAGGTCTCTATCCGTGAGTCCTTTGCGCCGCTCATTGGGGTCGAGATGACTCTGCAGAGTGGACTTGGCTTCAACGCCCGCTGGAACAAGTCGCGAGACCTGATGCTCAACCTCACCTCCTTCCAGGTTATCGAAAACAGTCGTAACGAGATCTCTGTCGGGATCAACTACAAGATCGATGACTTTAGCAAGCTCATCGGCATCAAGCGTCGAGCACCTCAGCGCACGGGAGCACAGGCACAAGAAGGCAAAAAGGAGAATCCGCTCTTTGCTTCGGGCGGTGCTATGACGCTGCGCTGCGAGTACTCGTACAATCACTCCTCGATGCTCATTCGCAAGATACAGGAGGCCTTCACGCAGGCGACCAATGGCAACGTGGCGCACGTCATCAAGCTCAGTGCCGACTACGCCCTCAGCCGTATGCTCACCATACGAGGCTACTTCGACTGGAACATGAATCACCCGCTCGTGAGCACCGCCTCCTTCCCCGTGAACAATACCTCCTTCGGCGTCGCCCTCCGCATCAGCCTCACCCAGCAGTAA